The Clostridium chauvoei genome has a window encoding:
- the ispD gene encoding 2-C-methyl-D-erythritol 4-phosphate cytidylyltransferase: MVSAIILAGGRGKRMGAGISKQYIELNGKPILYYTLKRFIDCKKVDEVILVLPKDEIDYCKNEILDKYNLKIDSIVEGGMERQDSVLNGLLSIKDTDIVLIHDGARPFVSEKIIENGIELARIHGAAAPGVMPKDTIKVKNEKGFSVETPKRENLVSIQTPQVFKFDIILECHKRVKADKISVTDDTMVVENYNNKVYLYEGDYTNIKITTPEDLILGETLIRL; encoded by the coding sequence ATGGTAAGTGCTATTATTTTAGCTGGTGGAAGAGGCAAACGAATGGGTGCTGGTATTAGTAAACAATATATAGAGTTAAATGGAAAACCTATTTTATACTATACTTTGAAAAGATTTATTGATTGTAAAAAAGTAGATGAAGTAATCCTTGTATTACCTAAGGATGAAATTGATTATTGTAAAAATGAAATCTTAGACAAATACAATTTAAAAATTGATTCTATAGTAGAAGGTGGAATGGAGAGACAAGATTCTGTATTAAATGGATTACTAAGTATTAAAGATACTGATATTGTACTTATTCATGATGGAGCTAGACCGTTTGTTTCAGAAAAAATAATTGAAAATGGAATAGAATTAGCTAGAATTCATGGAGCAGCGGCACCTGGAGTTATGCCTAAGGATACAATTAAGGTGAAAAATGAAAAGGGATTTTCAGTAGAAACTCCTAAAAGAGAAAATTTAGTATCAATTCAAACTCCACAAGTATTCAAGTTTGATATAATTCTTGAATGTCATAAGAGAGTAAAAGCTGATAAAATTTCAGTTACAGATGACACCATGGTAGTTGAAAATTACAATAATAAAGTATATCTTTATGAAGGAGATTATACAAATATAAAGATAACAACACCAGAAGATTTAATATTAGGAGAAACACTTATTAGACTATAG
- a CDS encoding PIN/TRAM domain-containing protein: MFKKTIRIIFSLIGSISGYVIGSIILDIPQISNISFLSKPVGSVLFLIFTVLLFGLILFIISPRIYDWVVSLIEYAEKNIQKLSATEILYGGFGALLSLIITSLIGLPLNKLTMVGPIIFILFNLIFAFIVGDIFIKKKEDISTLLINLKKTSSKEKKSKNNMKTISKVLDTSVIIDGRIFDICKTGFIEGPLVIPSFVLDELRHISDSSDSLKRNRGRRGLDILNKIQKELEIGTEIWEGDFPEIAEVDSKLLKLAQVLKGKVITNDFNLNKVAEFQGVPVLNINELANAIKPVVLPGEEMKVVVVKDGKEATQGVAYLDDGTMIVVEGGRKYIGEPIEVIVTSVLQTAAGRMIFAKPKE, encoded by the coding sequence GTGTTCAAAAAAACAATAAGAATTATATTTTCGCTTATAGGCTCAATCAGTGGTTATGTTATTGGAAGTATAATATTAGATATTCCTCAAATAAGTAATATTAGTTTCCTATCAAAACCTGTGGGTTCGGTATTATTTCTTATTTTTACAGTTTTATTATTTGGTCTTATATTATTTATAATTTCTCCACGTATTTATGATTGGGTAGTAAGTTTAATAGAATATGCAGAAAAAAATATTCAAAAGTTATCGGCTACGGAAATACTTTATGGTGGATTTGGTGCGTTATTATCATTAATAATAACATCATTAATAGGATTACCATTAAATAAACTAACTATGGTTGGTCCAATAATATTTATATTATTTAATCTAATTTTTGCATTTATCGTAGGAGATATATTTATTAAAAAGAAAGAAGATATATCAACACTATTAATAAATTTAAAGAAAACAAGTTCAAAAGAAAAGAAATCTAAAAATAATATGAAAACAATTTCTAAAGTTTTAGATACATCAGTAATAATAGATGGAAGAATATTTGATATATGTAAAACAGGATTTATAGAAGGACCCTTAGTTATACCTAGTTTTGTTTTAGATGAACTTAGACACATATCAGATTCCTCAGATTCATTAAAAAGAAATAGAGGAAGAAGAGGGTTAGATATATTAAATAAGATTCAAAAAGAATTAGAGATAGGAACTGAAATTTGGGAAGGTGATTTTCCAGAAATAGCAGAAGTAGATAGTAAGCTATTAAAACTAGCTCAAGTATTAAAGGGAAAAGTTATAACTAATGACTTTAACTTAAACAAAGTTGCTGAGTTTCAAGGAGTACCAGTACTTAACATAAATGAATTAGCTAATGCTATAAAACCTGTTGTTCTTCCTGGTGAAGAAATGAAAGTAGTTGTTGTTAAAGATGGTAAAGAAGCTACTCAAGGTGTTGCTTATCTTGATGATGGGACAATGATTGTAGTAGAAGGTGGAAGAAAGTACATAGGAGAACCTATAGAAGTTATAGTAACTTCAGTACTTCAAACAGCAGCAGGAAGAATGATTTTCGCAAAACCAAAAGAATAG
- a CDS encoding DUF1573 domain-containing protein, which translates to MKDIIFDNFQNDVDESLIRHKSILDIMTKYTESSARVNRAVAKSVTNCGCINISAKKQVTPSENDSLSEFSALLENHLNGTLCDNCREVVEREIGNNLFYLTSICNSLGLNLYDILLKEEDKINTLGKFSFR; encoded by the coding sequence ATGAAAGATATAATTTTTGATAACTTTCAAAATGATGTGGACGAATCACTAATAAGACATAAAAGTATTCTTGACATAATGACTAAATATACTGAATCAAGTGCTAGGGTAAATAGAGCTGTAGCAAAATCTGTTACAAACTGTGGCTGTATTAACATATCCGCTAAAAAACAAGTTACTCCTAGCGAGAATGATTCATTATCTGAGTTTAGCGCTTTACTTGAAAATCATCTAAATGGTACCTTGTGTGATAATTGTCGTGAGGTTGTTGAAAGAGAAATCGGAAATAATTTATTTTACCTTACATCTATTTGTAATAGTTTAGGTTTAAACCTTTACGATATACTTCTTAAGGAAGAGGATAAAATAAATACCTTAGGTAAATTTTCATTTAGATAA
- the disA gene encoding DNA integrity scanning diadenylate cyclase DisA yields the protein MRIKNDKEIKNILKLMSPGTQLRDGLENILRAKTGGLIVLGDGEEVMELVDGGFHINSEYTPAYVYELAKMDGAIVISGDLKRIVCANTQLVPSSSLTTYETGTRHRTANRVAKQTGNIVIAISQRRNIITVYKGDLKYVLQESSVILARANQAIQTLEKYVNVLNRAINNLNLLEFQDLTTIFDVVTAIQRTEMVMRIVEEIKRYIVELGNEGRLISMQLQELIKNIERDGILLIRDYCKEELEPEEIYKEIQMLSSEELLDLDLISKSLGHSGISLVDTLISPKGYRVLCKVPRIPSSVIENLVKHFNELKYVVEATTDELDQVEGIGEARARAIRNGLRRIKEQVYLKNEI from the coding sequence ATGAGAATAAAGAATGATAAAGAGATAAAAAATATATTGAAATTAATGAGTCCAGGAACTCAACTAAGAGATGGGTTAGAAAATATTTTAAGAGCTAAGACTGGTGGATTGATAGTACTTGGAGATGGAGAAGAGGTTATGGAGCTAGTAGATGGAGGATTTCATATAAATTCAGAATATACTCCAGCTTATGTATATGAACTAGCTAAAATGGATGGAGCTATTGTCATAAGTGGAGATTTAAAAAGAATTGTATGTGCAAATACACAATTAGTACCATCCTCATCATTAACTACATATGAAACAGGGACCAGACACAGAACAGCTAATAGAGTTGCTAAACAAACGGGTAATATTGTTATAGCTATATCACAAAGAAGAAATATAATAACAGTATATAAAGGCGATTTAAAGTACGTTTTGCAAGAAAGTAGTGTTATTCTAGCAAGAGCTAATCAAGCTATTCAGACTCTTGAGAAATATGTTAATGTGTTAAATAGAGCAATAAACAATCTGAATTTACTAGAATTTCAAGATTTAACTACAATATTTGATGTAGTAACAGCAATACAAAGAACAGAAATGGTTATGAGAATTGTTGAAGAGATTAAAAGATATATTGTAGAACTAGGAAACGAAGGAAGATTAATTTCTATGCAATTACAAGAGTTAATAAAAAACATAGAAAGAGATGGTATTCTTCTTATTAGAGATTATTGTAAAGAAGAATTAGAGCCAGAAGAAATATATAAAGAAATACAAATGCTTAGTTCAGAAGAATTACTAGATTTAGACTTAATATCTAAATCCTTAGGTCATAGTGGAATATCCTTAGTAGATACTTTAATATCACCTAAAGGGTATAGAGTATTATGTAAAGTTCCTAGAATTCCAAGCTCAGTAATAGAAAATTTAGTTAAGCATTTTAATGAATTGAAATATGTTGTAGAAGCTACTACTGATGAACTAGATCAAGTAGAAGGAATCGGAGAAGCAAGAGCAAGAGCTATAAGAAATGGACTTAGAAGAATAAAAGAACAAGTTTATTTAAAAAATGAGATTTAA
- the radA gene encoding DNA repair protein RadA: MAKIKSIFVCQECGYESLKWLGKCPDCNKWNTLVEEVKDTQKEQKNKVNTIKVLGSMPKNIQEIKSGEKERFNTGLKELNRVLGGGLVKGSLTLISGDPGIGKSTLLLQTANAISKKYGKVLYVSGEESEEQIKIRGDRLGANDSNLYVLSETNLDLIEGYIDELKPVFVIIDSIQTVYKEAITSAPGSVSQVKECSNAIMRIAKKKSIPLFIVAHVTKQGELAGPRVLEHMVDTVLYFEGERTEEFRVLRTMKNRFGTTSEIGVFEMVEEGLKEIYDPSRIFLEDTNFNQEGSAVIGVMEGTRPILVEMQALVSETNMHMASRTAVGIDNQRLRLILAVLEKKLKVPFFKYDVYVNVVGGLNLDGTTGDLGLALALLSSVKSTGFKLERTVIIGEVGLTGEIRPISACDRLIKEAEKMGFKNAIIPNRNKDKVTSNEMNIIGVSNIREVISKIF; the protein is encoded by the coding sequence ATGGCTAAAATTAAATCCATATTTGTTTGTCAAGAATGTGGGTATGAATCTTTAAAATGGTTAGGTAAATGTCCTGATTGTAATAAATGGAATACTCTTGTAGAAGAAGTTAAAGATACACAAAAAGAACAAAAAAATAAAGTTAATACAATAAAAGTTCTAGGTAGTATGCCTAAAAATATACAGGAAATAAAATCTGGAGAAAAAGAAAGGTTTAATACAGGATTAAAAGAATTAAATCGAGTATTAGGTGGAGGTTTAGTGAAAGGATCTCTTACTTTAATTTCGGGAGATCCAGGAATAGGAAAGTCTACGTTACTACTTCAAACAGCAAATGCTATTTCTAAAAAGTATGGAAAGGTATTATATGTTTCAGGTGAAGAATCAGAAGAGCAAATAAAGATAAGAGGGGATAGGTTAGGAGCCAATGATAGTAATTTATATGTTTTATCTGAAACTAATTTAGATTTAATAGAAGGATATATAGATGAATTAAAACCTGTATTTGTAATAATAGATTCTATACAAACGGTATATAAAGAAGCTATAACATCTGCACCAGGTAGTGTTTCACAAGTAAAAGAATGTTCAAATGCAATTATGAGAATTGCTAAAAAGAAAAGTATCCCCTTATTTATAGTGGCACATGTTACTAAACAAGGTGAGCTTGCAGGACCTAGAGTGTTAGAGCATATGGTAGATACTGTTTTATATTTTGAAGGTGAAAGAACAGAAGAATTTAGAGTTTTAAGAACTATGAAAAATCGTTTTGGAACAACTAGTGAAATAGGAGTTTTTGAAATGGTTGAAGAAGGTTTGAAGGAAATCTATGATCCATCTAGAATATTTTTAGAAGATACAAATTTTAATCAAGAAGGTTCAGCAGTAATAGGTGTTATGGAAGGAACTAGACCAATACTTGTAGAAATGCAAGCTCTTGTTAGTGAAACTAATATGCATATGGCAAGTAGAACAGCAGTAGGTATAGATAATCAAAGACTTAGATTAATACTAGCGGTATTAGAAAAGAAATTAAAGGTTCCTTTCTTTAAATATGATGTATATGTAAATGTAGTTGGTGGATTAAACTTAGATGGAACTACTGGGGATTTAGGATTAGCACTAGCACTATTATCTAGTGTTAAAAGTACTGGGTTTAAGTTGGAGAGAACTGTAATAATAGGAGAAGTTGGATTAACAGGTGAAATAAGGCCAATATCAGCTTGTGATAGATTAATTAAAGAAGCAGAAAAAATGGGATTTAAGAATGCTATAATACCAAATAGAAATAAAGATAAAGTAACTAGTAATGAAATGAACATTATTGGCGTAAGTAATATAAGAGAAGTAATTAGTAAGATATTCTAG